Below is a genomic region from Citrobacter telavivensis.
CCGGGTCGCTGGTGTATGGCCCTTCTGTAATCTATATGGTGTCGCAGCTCATCCGCCAGTGGTCTTCTGTCGGCGACGGTGTGGTGCTTCACAACCCGGCCTATGACGCCTTTTATAAGGCCATCGAAGGCAATGAGCGCCACGTTGTGCCGGTGGCGCTGGAGCAGCGAAATGGCGGCTGGCATTGCGACATGGACAAACTGGATGCGGCGCTGGCTCGCCCGGAAAGTAAAATTCTGCTGCTGTGCAGTCCGCATAACCCAACAGGTAAAGTCTGGACGCGCGAAGAACTGGAGACGATGGCGGAACGCTGCCAGCGTCACGGCGTGCGGGTGATATCTGATGAGATTCATATGGATATGGTCTGGGGCGAACAGCCGCATATTCCCTGGAGCAACGTAGCACGCGACCAGTGGGCGCTGTTCACGTCCGCCTCCAAGAGCTTCAACATTCCGGCGCTGACCGGCGCCTGGGGACTGATTGAAGACGCTGACAGTCGCGATGCGTATCTGAGTGCGCTAAAAGGCCGCGATGGCCTGTCGTCTCCCGCCGTGCTGGCGCTGACTGCGCACATTGCAGCCTACGAACAGGGTGCGCCGTGGCTGGATGCGCTGCGGGAGTATCTCAGAGACAATCTGCGCTACGTTGCGGATACGCTGAACCACGCATTTCCTGAACTCAACTGGCAGATACCCCAGTCGACCTATCTCGCGTGGATTGACCTGCGGGCGTTGAACGTTGACGATAGCGCATTGCAGAATGCGCTGATTCAGCAGGAAAAAGTCGCCATCATGCCCGGCTACACCTACGGTGATGAAGGACGCGGTTTTGTGCGCCTGAATGCCGGTTGTCCCCGTTCAAAACTGGAAAAAGGGGTGAACGGGTTAATTAACGCAATCCGCTCAATACGCTGACAGCCTGTTGCGCAATGGAATTAATCATTGCGCTACATAGCTTTTCCCCTGCTTTTGTTTTTATAATAGAGCGCACTTTTATATTCGAATAATGAGTGCGACCATGATTGATACTTCCCTGCCGTTAACTGACATTCATCGCCACCTTGATGGAAACATCCGGGCACAAACCATTCTGGATCTTGGCCGCCAGTTCAATTTGCCCCTCCCCGCACAAACCCTTGAAGCGTTGATCCCTCATGTGCAGGTGACAGCCACAGAACCCGATCTCGTCAGCTTTCTGTCGAAACTGGACTGGGGCGTAAAGGTCTTAGCCTCCCTTGACGCCTGTCGCCGCGTGGCTTTTGAAAACATCGAAGACGCCGCGCGTAATGGCCTGCACTATGTTGAGCTGCGTTTTTCCCCAGGCTACATGGCAATGACGCATCAGCTGCCGGTCGCTGGCGTGGTTGAAGCCGTGATTGCCGGCGTGCGTGAAGGCTGCCAAACCTTTGGCGTACAGGCGCAACTGATCGGCATCATGAGCCGGACCTTCGGCGAAGCCGCCTGCCTGCAAGAACTGGAAGCACTGCTGGCGCACCGCGATCGGATAGCCGCCCTCGACCTTGCCGGTGATGAACTGGGCTTCCCCGGCAGTCTGTTCCTGTCCCATTTCAACCGCGCCCGTGATGCCGGTTGGCATATTACGGTGCACGCCGGTGAGGCCGCCGGTCCGGAAAGCATCTGGCAGGCCATTCGCGAACTGGGTGCGGAACGTATCGGTCACGGCGTAAAAGCGGTAGAGGATCCCGCGCTGATGGATTTCCTCGCTGAACAGCGTATTGGAATCGAATCCTGTCTGACGTCAAATATTCAGACCAGCACCGTGCCGTCGTTATCCGTCCATCCGCTGAAGACGTTCCTGGAGCACGGCATCCTCGCCAGCCTGAACACTGACGACCCGGCGGTCCAGGGGGTGGATATTATTCACGAATATACGGTCGCGGCACCGGCAGCGGGACTGAGCCGTGAGCAGATTCGTCAGGCGCAGATCAACGGGCTGGAAAGCGCCTTCCTGAGCGCAGCGGAAAAACAGGCGCTGCGTGAAAAAGTCGCAACGGCATAAAGATAAAGGCCCGATGAATTTCATCGGGCCTTTAAGACATCAGGCAAGACATAACGTCGAACGATGCTTCGCCGACTCAATGCCCAGCTCAATCAATTCCATGATCTGGATGGCCTGGCTCGCCGGTACCGGGTTTTCGCCGTTACCATTCAGCGCGTCGCGGATCCCGGCATAATACGCCGGATAATTCCCCGGCACGGTCAGCCAGGTCTCTTCCACCCGCGTTTCGCCTTCAACGCGTGTGACGATGCCATCACGCATATCATAACCCCAGTCTTCCTGCGGCAGACGTTCCCCGCTTTTAAGGCGCTCTTCCTGCGGATCAAGACCATACTTCACATAGCTGCCGCGCGAACCATGCACGATGTAACGTGCCGATTCCGCCGCGGCCAGCATCGTACCGTGCAAAATAACCCGACGCTGTGGATAGGAAAGCGTGGCATGGAAGTAGTCCGTTGACTGCGCCCCCGGACGCAACTGCGCTAAATCTACCGTCATGCTGACAGGCAGGCCGAACAAATTGATCGCCTGGTCAAGGAGATGCGGAGCCAGATCGTACCAGATACCGCTCCCCGGCCCCCCTTGCTCACGCCAGCGGTCGCGCACCTGCGGACGAAAGCGATCGAAATGCGATTCGAAATAGGCGACCTCACCCAAAACGCCTTCTGCCAGCATCGCTTTCAGGGTCAAAAAGTCACTGTCCCAGCGGCGATTGTGGAAAACAGAAAGCACCCGTCCCAGGCTGCGCGACAGCGCATCCAGCTCACGAGCTTGTGACAGTGTCACGGTGAAGGGCTTATCCACCACCACATGTTTGCCGGCTTCCAGCGCCGCTTTGGCCAACGGGAAGTGGGTATCGTTGGGGGTAGGAATGACAATCAGATCGATATTGGGGTCATTAAACAGATGCTTCGGCTCAGAGACAACGGCCACGGAAGGCCAGTCCGCCTTCACTTTCGCTGCATCGCTACTGGATACTGCCGCCAGCTCCAGTCCCGGTGTGCCGTCAATCAGGGGAGCATGGAACGTTTTACTGGCGTATCCGTAGCCAATCAGTCCTACACGGATGTTGTCACTCATATCTCTGCCTCTCGTTTCAGTCTGCTGACTATTTCACACTATCCATAAACCACTAACAATAGTTTACTCACCCCGCCGCAAGAAAGGTCGTTATTTAACTTAAGTCAAATAAATGTCACTTTCGCGCATTTTGTCGATATAAAGTCACTGAAATCGTTCCCAAAACACTTGCCGGGATAATTATTGCTAAGTAACATCTGCTGCCTGTATTTAAGGATAAATCAACGCAAATGTCGTCAGTCATCGATCGTCTTATTCAATTAACAGGTTGGGTGGTTCTCGCAGTTTCTGTGGTCCTCCTCGGCGTCGCTAATCATATTGATAATTATCAGCCTCCCGAACCGACCGCCGCTATTCAGCAGAAATAGTGTGCCAGGCGACGTATGTCGCCTGGAAGGTCTGTTTTCCCCTGTTGATTGCAGAAAAAGCCGTAAAAATTATCTGAAAAAGCGGATTGTGCGGCTTCCTGCCTCTGCGCGTATTGCCAGTCATAGCGAAGCGCGTTACCCTTCGCTCTGGTGTCGTCTGACACGTCAAACACCACTTAAGAAAATACTTTGTTGACATTTGCCTGCCGGTTCTTTTCGCCGGAAAGGTTTATTTACGTTCACGACTCGTAGGCTTTATTTTTATAATAGGGATCCCTGTTTATGACTGTTCAGGATTATTTATTAAAATTTCGCAAAATTAGCTCGCTCGAAAGTCTGGAAAAACTGTTTGACCATCTGCACTACACCCTTACCGATGACCAGGACATTATCAATATGTATCGCGCTGCCGATCACCGTCGCGCTGAACTGGTCTCCGGCGGTCGCCTTTTTGATGTTGGCCAGGTACCGAAATCAGTCTGGCGCTACGTGCAATAAGAAAGTAGCGCTTGCCGGTAAAAGCTTTATAATAACCGCCCCAAAAAGAACGGTACATATGGCAATTCCGGAGATTTTATGACCACAACACCGGCACAGCGCATTGGCGGTTGGTTACTGGGCCCGCTGGCCTGGCTTTTAGTCGCCTTGCTGAGTGCCTCGCTGGCCCTGTTTCTGTATGCTACAGCACTCGCCTCTCCCAAAACGTTTGCGATGCTGGCAGAGCAAAGTACCGGCAATCTGCTGTTGTGGGGCGTCTCTTTTCTCACCGCGATCGCCATGTGGTATTACACCCTGTGGTTGACGATTGCGTTCTTTAAGCGCAGACGCAGTGTTCCGAAACATTATATTATCTGGCTACTGGTCTCCGTCTTGCTGGCGGTTAAAGCCTTTGCTTTTTCACCAGTACCCGACGCACTCGCGGTACGCCAGTTGCTATTTCCGCTGCTGGCGGCGGCACTGTTAGTGCCCTATTTCAAGCGCTCAGTACGTGTGAAAACCACCTTTGTGAATCCGTAATAACCCTACAGTTAACCTGTTGTCGCCTGCTGTAGATTGTCAGATAATAGGCGGCTTTTTTATTTCAGGCCGAAAAATGACTGATTACCTGCTGCTGTTTGTCGGAACTGTACTGGTCAATAACTTTGTACTGGTTAAGTTTCTGGGTCTTTGTCCCTTTATGGGCGTTTCCAAAAAACTGGAAACCGCGATGGGGATGGGGCTCGCGACCACGTTTGTGATGACGCTGGCTTCAATCTGCGCCTGGCTGATTGACACCTGGATCCTGATTCCGCTCGATCTCATTTATCTGCGTACGCTGGCCTTTATTCTGGTTATCGCGGTCGTGGTGCAATTTACCGAAATGGTGGTGCGCAAAACCAGCCCGGCGCTCTATCGTCTGCTGGGGATCTTCTTGCCGCTTATCACCACCAACTGTGCGGTTCTCGGTGTGGCGCTGTTGAATATCAATCTCGGCCACAACTTTTTGCAGTCGGCACTGTACGGCTTTTCCGCCGCTGTCGGCTTCTCACTGGTGATGGTGCTGTTTGCGGCGATTCGCGAGCGTCTCGCCGTCGCGGATGTGCCTGCTCCGTTTCGCGGTAACGCCATTGCGCTGATTACCGCCGGGTTAATGTCTCTGGCCTTTATGGGCTTTAGTGGTTTGGTGAAGTTGTAATGAATGCTATCTGGATTGCCGTTGCCGCCGTGAGCCTGCTGGGTCTGGTGTTCGGCGCTATCCTGGGTTATGCCTCCCGTCGTTACGCGGTGGAGGATGATCCTGTCGTTGAAAAGATTGATGAAATTCTGCCGCAAAGCCAGTGCGGGCAATGCGGCTATCCTGGCTGTCGCCCCTACGCGGAAGCGATTGGTGGCCAGGGCGAAAAAATTAACCGCTGTGCGCCCGGCGGCGAAGCGGTCATGTTGAAAATTGCGGAACTGCTGAACGTCGATCCCCAACCGATTGATGGCGATGAACAAGACGTTGCGCCGGTTCGCATGCTGGCGGTAATTGATGAAGCTAATTGCATTGGCTGCACCAAATGTATTCAGGCCTGTCCGGTGGACGCAATTATTGGCGCTACGCGCGCCATGCACACGGTGATGAGCGATTTGTGCACGGGTTGCAATCTGTGCGTTGACCCCTGCCCGACTCACTGCATTGAACTGCGTCCGGTCGCCGAAACGCCTGACAACTGGAAGTGGGATTTGAACACGATCCCCGTGCGTATTATCCCCGTGGAACACCATGCTTAAGTTATTCTCTGCTTTCAGAAAAGATAAGATCTGGGATTTCAACGGCGGCATCCATCCGCCGGAAATGAAAACACAGTCAAACGGCACGCCGCTGCGCCAGGTTCCCCTCGCGCAGCGTTTCGTTATTCCGCTCAAACAGCATATCGGTGCTGAAGGGGAACTGTGCGTCACCGAAGGGCAGCATGTACTGCGCGGACAGCCGCTAACCCGTGGATGGGGAAGAATGCTCCCGGTTCATGCGCCTACCTCCGGGACGGTGGTGGCGATTGCGCCCCACTCGACGGCGCACCCTTCAGCATTAGCCGAGCTGAGCGTAATCATTGATGCCGACGGTGAAGACCGTTGGATTGAGCGTGAAGGCTGGCAGGATTACCGTTCGCAGAGTCGCGACGCCCTGATCGCCCGCATTCATCAGTTCGGCGTCGCCGGGCTGGGCGGAGCCGGTTTCCCGACCGGGAATAAATTGCAGGGCGGCGGCGACAAAATTCAAACGCTGATCATCAACGCCGCGGAATGTGAACCCTATATCACCGCCGACGATCGTCTGATGCAGGATTGTGCGGCGCAGATCGTCGAGGGTATCCGCATTCTGGCGCATATTCTGCAACCGCGTGAAATCCTTATTGGTATTGAAGATAACAAACCGCAGGCGATCTCAATGCTGCGTGCGGTGCTGGCCGGCTCGCAGGATATCGCGCTGCGCGTGATCCCAACGAAATACCCTTCGGGCGGGGCAAAGCAGCTTACCCAAATCCTGACCGGAAAACAGGTTCCTCACGGCGGTCGTTCTTCCGACATCGGCGTACTGATGCAAAACGTCGGCACGGCGTATGCGGTTAAACGTGCGATTATTGACGGCGAACCGATTACCGAGCGCGTTGTGACCCTCACCGGTGAAGCGGTCAGTCGTCCGGGTAACGTCTGGGCGAGACTCGGTACGCCGGTACGCCATCTGCTTAATGATGCGGGTTTCTGCCCTTCTGCCGATCAGATGGTGATCATGGGCGGCCCATTGATGGGCTTCACCCTGCCGTGGCTCGATGTCCCGGTGGTGAAGATAACCAACTGTTTGCTGGCACCGTCGGCAACGGAAATGGGCGAGCCGCAGGAAGAGAAAGGCTGCATTCGCTGTAGCGCCTGTGCCGACGCCTGCCCGGCCGATCTTCTGCCCCAGCAGCTCTACTGGTTCAGTAAAGGACAGCAGCATGACAAAGCCACCGCGCATAACATTGCCGACTGCATTGAGTGTGGCGCTTGCGCCTGGGTCTGCCCAAGCAACATTCCGCTGGTGCAATATTTCCGTCAGGAAAAAGCTGAGCTTTATGCAATAAGCCAGGAAGAAAAGCGCGCGGCGGAAGCCAAAGCGCGTTTCGAAGCGCGTCAGGCTCGCCTGGAGCGTGAGAAAGCCGCGCGTCTGGAACGTCATAAGAAAGCCGCCGTACAGCCAGCGGCGAAGGATCAGGATGCCATTGCCGCCGCCCTGGCTCGCGTTAAAGAGAAACAGGCTCAGGCGACGCAACCGGTAATGATTAAAGCGGGTGAAACGCCGGACAATAGCGCGGTGATTGCGGCTCGTGAAGCGCGTAAAGCGCTGGCGCGAGCAAAACAGGCCGAGAACGCCACCGCTACTGACACCGATCCGCGTAAAGCCGCCGTCGAAGCCGCTATTGCCCGCGCAAAGGCGCGCAAACAGGAACAGCAGGCCAGCAGCGAACCCGCCGCGTCTGATGAACCGGTGGACTCGCGTAAAGCGGCCGTCGAAGCCGCTATTGCCCGCGCAAAGGCGCGCAAGCAGGAGCAGCAGGCCAGCAGTAAACCCGCCGCGTCTGATGAACCGGTGGACCCGCGCAAAGCCGCCGTCGAAGCCGCTATTGCCCGCGCGAAGGCACGCAAGCAGGAGCAGCAGGCCAGCAACGAACCCGCTGCGTCTGATGAACCGGTGGACCCACGTAAAGCCGCCGTCGAAGCCGCTATTGCCCGCGCGAAGGCGCGCAAACAGGAACAGCAGGCCAGCAGTAAACCCGCCGCGTCGGATAAACCGGTGGACTCGCGTAAAGCGGCCGTCGAAGTCGCAATAGCACGGGCAAAAGCCAAAAGAGACGCTCAGCAGCAGGTTGTTAACGAGGATTAAATGGTATTCAGAATCGCAAGCTCTCCCTACACGCATAATCAGCGTCAAACGTCGCGCATTATGCTGCTGGTCTTACTTGCCGCCGTGCCGGGAATTGCCGTGCAATGGTGGTTTTTCGGCTGGGGAACTCTGTTGCAGATCGTACTCGCCTGCGCAAGTGCGCTGCTGGCTGAAGCCGCCGTGCTCAGATTACGTAAGCAACCGGTAGTGGCGATTTTAAAGGACAATTCCGCGCTACTGACCGGTCTGCTGCTTGCCGTCAGTATTCCCCCGCTCGCGCCCTGGTGGATGGTGATCCTCGGTACGGTATTCGCGGTGATCATCGCCAAACAGCTGTATGGCGGTCTGGGACAAAACCCGTTCAACCCGGCGATGATTGGCTATGTGGTGCTGCTTATCTCCTTCCCGGTGCAGATGACCAGTTGGTTACCGCCACAGGATATTGCCGCCACAACGCCAGGACTGCTCGATGCCCTGCAGATAATCGTTACCGGACAGACCACCGGCGGGGGCGACATGCATACGCTGCGCATGGGGATTGACGGGATAAGCCAGGCCACGCCGCTGGACACCTTCAAAACGTCCCTGCATGCCGGTCATTCTGTTGAGCAGATCATGCAATACCCCATTTACAGCGGCATCTTTGCCGGTGCGGGCTGGCAGTGGGTCAACCTGGCCTGGCTGGCTGGCGGTGTTTTTCTGCTGCAACAAAACGCTATTCGCTGGCATATTCCGGTTAGCTTCCTGCTCTCATTAGCCGTCTGCGCGATGCTGGGTTGGCTATTTGCGCCTGAGACGCTCGCCTCCCCGCAAATTCATCTGCTCTCCGGGGCAACGATGCTTGGCGCATTCTTCATTCTGACTGACCCGGTGACGGCATCGACGACCAATCGCGGTCGTCTGGTGTTTGGCGCGCTGGCAGGCTTGCTGGTGTGGTTAATCCGCAGTTTCGGCGGCTATCCGGATGGCGTGGCCTTTGCCGTGCTGTTGGCCAATATCACGGTCCCGCTGATTGACTACTACACGCGTCCGCGCGTGTACGGACACCGCAAAGGATAATCCATGCTGAAAACGATTCGTAAACATGGCATCACCCTGGCGCTGTTTGCGGCGGGGTCGACCGGACTGACTGCCGCCATCAACCTGATGACCAAAACCACCATTGATGAGCAGGCGGCCATTCAGCAAAAGGCGCTGTTTGATCAGGTTCTGCCTGCCGATCGCTATAATAACCGTTTGCAGGATCGCTGCTTCGTGGTCAGCGCGCCCGCACTGGGGAAAGGCGAGCATCGCGTCTATATTGCGGAGCAGGACGGTACGCCCGTGGCGGCCGTGCTTGAGACAACGGCGCCGGATGGCTATTCTGGCGCCATTCAGTTGCTGGTCGGTGCCGACTTCAGCGGCACGGTTTTGGGCACCCGGGTAACGGAACACCATGAAACGCCGGGGCTGGGCGATAAAATTGAACTGCGCCTGTCAGACTGGATAACCGGTTTCAGCGGTAAAAAGATTCAGGGTGACAACGACAGCCACTGGGCCGTGAAAAAAGATGGCGGAGATTTTGATCAGTTTACCGGGGCAACGATTACGCCGCGCGCGGTGGTCAATGCCGTCAAGCGTGCAGGGCTGTATGCCCAAACGCTGCCTGCGCAACTGCCTCAACTTCCGGCCTGCGGAGAGTAAGTCATGAGTGAAATTAAAGACGTCATCGTTCAGGGATTGTGGAAAAATAACTCCGCGCTGGTGCAACTGCTGGGGATGTGCCCGCTGCTGGCGGTCACCTCGACTGCCACCAACGCCCTCGGGCTGGGGCTTGCCACCACGCTGGTGCTGACGCTGACCAACCTGACTATCTCCGCGCTGCGCCGCTGGACGCCAGCCGAAATTCGTATCCCGATTTACGTGATGATCATCGCCTCGGTGGTCAGTGCGGTACAAATGCTGATCAACGCCTATGCCTTTGGTCTTTACCAGTCACTGGGGATCTTTATCCCGCTGATCGTGACCAACTGCATTGTGGTGGGACGCGCTGAAGCCTTTGCCGCCAAAAAGGGTCCGGCGCTGTCGGCGCTGGACGGCTTCTCCATTGGGATGGGGGCAACCGGCGCTATGTTTGTGCTGGGTTCCCTGCGCGAAATAATCGGCAATGGCACGCTGTTTGACGGGGCGGACGGACTGCTCGGCAACTGGGCAAAGGTGCTGCGCGTGGAAATTTTCCACACCGACTCTCCTTTCCTGCTGGCAATGTTACCGCCTGGCGCATTTATTGGGTTGGGACTCATGCTGGCGGTGAAATATCTCATTGATGAAAAGATGAAAAAGCGCCGCGCCAGTGCGGCAGTCGCGACGGAGTTGCCCTCCGGTGAACCAGGGAATGCCTCATGAATAAAGCAAAGCGGTTAGAAATATTAACCCGATTACGCGCGAACAATCCGCATCCGACCACCGAGTTGAACTTCAACTCCCCCTTTGAGCTGTTGATCGCGGTGCTGCTGTCGGCGCAGGCGACGGATGTCAGCGTGAACAAGGCCACGGCGAAACTCTATCCGGTTGCGAATACCCCCGCCGCCATGCTGGAGCTCGGCGTTGAAGGGATCAAGTCCTACATCAAAACGATCGGCCTGTTTAACAGCAAAGCCGAGAACGTGATTAAGACCTGCCGTATTTTGCTTGAGCAGCATCATGGCGAGGTGCCAGAAGATCGTGCGGCGCTTGAGGCGCTGCCGGGCGTGGGCCGCAAGACGGCGAATGTTGTGCTGAATACCGCCTTCGGCTGGCCAACCATCGCCGTCGACACGCATATCTTTCGCGTTTGTAACCGTACCCAGTTTGCACCGGGCAAAAACGTTGAGCAGGTGGAAGAGAAATTACTGAAGGTGGTTCCCGCGGAATTTAAGGTCGACTGCCACCATTGGCTTATCCTGCATGGGCGCTATACCTGTATTGCCCGTAAGCCGCGCTGTGGTTCCTGTATCATTGAAGATCTCTGTGAATTCAAAGAGAAGGTGGATATCTGACCGCCAGGGGCTGGTAACATTGTCCAGCCATCACTTTTTGTTATCCTCTGCTTCTTTCTCCCCAATCCGTCAATGATTCCGCTTTCTACGTCTTATACAAATGATTCATCCTGGCTATAAGCACTTATTCAGGTTAATCCTTTTTTTAATAACGAAAATTTCTATCCAATTGTGATCTCGATCATAGTGATAACTCTATGTAAATTTTTCTGTTAATTTTGGTTAACTTTGCATTCAGATGACAATGAGTCAGTTTTTATACACAAAACATTACACTGGCTATTTTTTAGATACTGGGCTTTATCACTGCATTAACCGACAAATAGCAGAACATATCGCCATACAGCCATTTCCAGGGCAACGTGACAGCGTAATAAACTGCCATTACTCAATTAATAAAATTTAACGCTAGATAACATTTATCCACCCCGTGGAATCCACCATTCAATATATATGTAACAGAGTATTACAAAAGACTTGTCTGAAAGTGCAAGATAGTGAACATTACTCGCCGTTTCCCCTCCCACTATAACAATTTCACGGCTACCCAAGAGGTATCACGTGACAGAACACCCCCGTTAATATGGGATGTAAAAAAAGAGGTTAAAGTGTCTACTGCAAACAAGAAACCAACGGAAAGCGTCAGTCTTAACGCTTTCAAACAACCGAAGGCGTTCTATCTCATCTTCTCGATTGAGCTCTGGGAGCGTTTCGGTTATTACGGCTTACAAGGAATTATGGCCGTTTACCTGGTTAAACAACTGGGTATGTCTGAAGCGGATTCAATCACTCTTTTCTCATCCTTTAGCGCCCTGGTTTACGGTCTGGTCGCCATTGGTGGCTGGTTAGGTGACAAAGTTCTGGGTACCAAGCGCGTCATTATGCTCGGTGCGGTGGTACTGGCTATCGGCTATGCACTGGTGGCATGGTCCGGACACGACGCCGGTGTCGTTTATATGGGGATGGCCGCCATTGCCGTCGGTAATGGTCTGTTTAAGGCTAACCCATCCTCTCTGCTGTCGACCTGCTATGCGAAAGATGACCCGCGTCTTGATGGCGCCTTTACGATGTACTACATGTCCGTCAATATCGGTTCATTCTTCTCTATGCTGGCAACACCGTGGCTGGCCGCGCATTACGGCTGGAGCACCGCGTTCGCGCTGAGCGTCGTCGGTATGCTGATAACCGTAGTAAACTTCGCATTCTGCCAGCGTTGGGTGAAAAACTACGGTTCTAAACCTGACTTCGAACCTATCAACATCCGCAACCTGCTGCTGACCATCGTCGGTGTTGTCGCGCTGATCGCAATTGCGACCTGGCTGCTGCATAACCAACAAATCGCACGTATGGTGCTGGGCGTGATCGCACTTGGTATCGTCTTTATCTTCGGTAAAGAAGCGTTCGCCATGCAGGGTGCCGCTCGTCGTAAAATGATTGTGGCCTTCATTCTGATGCTGGAAGCGATCATCTTCTTCGTACTGTATAGCCAGATGCCGACGTCGCTGAACTTCTTCGCTATTCGTAACGTTGAGCACTCTATTCTTGGCATTGCATTCGAACCTGAACAGTATCAGGCGCTGAACCCGTTCTGGATCATCATTGGTAGCCCTATCCTCGCGGCTATCTATAACAAGATGGGTGACACCCTGCCGATGCCAACTAAGTTTGCCATTGGTATGGTGCTGTGTTCTGGCGCGTTCCTGATCCTGCCGCTGGGAGCAAAATTCGCGACCGATGCGGGTATCGTTTCCGTTAACTGGCTGATCATCTGCTACGGCTTGCAAAGTATCGGTGAGCTGATGATTTCCGGTCTGGGTCTGGCCATGGTGGCACAGCTGGTTCCACAGCGTCTGATGGGCTTCATCATGGGCAGTTGGTTCCTGACCACCGCCGGTGCCAACATCATTGGCGGTTATGTCGCCAGCATGATGGCGGTTCCTGAAAATGTGACCGATCCGCTGATGTCTCTGGAAGTGTATGGTCGCGTGTTCCTGCAGATTGGCGTGGCGACCGCAGTGATCGCTGTTCTGATGCTGCTGACGGCGCCGAAACTGAACCGCATGACTCAGGACGACGAACCAGGCGAGAAAGCGTCCAAGACCGCTACCGCGTAAATTTCTGGGAAACGCGTAATGAAGCTGCTAACTTTGCGTTAGCAGCTTTTTTTTTTGCCTGAACCCGAACCAGGATACGTTAAACCTCAGTTGAAAGGAGTTATCGATGAAACTGTTCTACAAGCCAGGCGCCTGCTCTCTTGCTTCCCATATTACCCTTCGCGAGAGTGGGAAAGATTTCACGCTGGATGGTGTGGATTTGATGAAGAAGCGTCTGGAAAACGGTGATGATTTTTTCGCGGTCAACCCGAAAGGACAGGTTCCCGCCCTGCTGCTCGATGACGGCACGCTGTTAACCGAAGGCGTGGCGATTATGCAATACCTCGCCGATAGCGTTCCTGACCGCCAGTTGTTGGCGCCCGTGAGCAGCATCTCGCGCTATAAGACGCTTGAGTGGCTTAACTACATTGCAACTGAGCTGCACAAAGGCTTCACCCCATTGTTTCGCCCTGATACCCCGGAAGAGTACAAACCGACCGTTCGTGCGCTGCTGGAGAAGAAGATGCAGTACGTTGATGCTTCCCTCAAAGAGGGACAGTGGATATGCGGATCGCGTTTCACTATCGCAGATGCCTACCTTTTCACCGTACTGCGCTGGGCATACGCGGTGAAGCTCAATATGGATGGGTTAGCGCATATCGCGGCGTATATGAAGCGCATGGCTGAGCGTCCAGGCGTTGCGGCGGCGCTGAAAGCTGAAGGGTTACAATAAGCGAATTGTGCCGGATGGCGGCGGTAGACGCCTCATCCGGCAAGTGGGTCAGAGTTGTGTGGCGCTGAAGTAATGCTCTGGTTGAGCGATCCTGTCCTGTGCGGCAACCACCTGTAGTTCATATTCCTGCATCGCTTTGGTGGCAATCATAATCTCATACACCGCCGCAGTGACATGCTCCAGCGCCTGCTGGTTTGTCGCCCCCTGCAACAACTTCACTAACAGCAACCCGCTGGTCACATCGCCAACGCCGACCG
It encodes:
- the gstA gene encoding glutathione transferase GstA, producing MKLFYKPGACSLASHITLRESGKDFTLDGVDLMKKRLENGDDFFAVNPKGQVPALLLDDGTLLTEGVAIMQYLADSVPDRQLLAPVSSISRYKTLEWLNYIATELHKGFTPLFRPDTPEEYKPTVRALLEKKMQYVDASLKEGQWICGSRFTIADAYLFTVLRWAYAVKLNMDGLAHIAAYMKRMAERPGVAAALKAEGLQ
- the dtpA gene encoding dipeptide/tripeptide permease DtpA, yielding MSTANKKPTESVSLNAFKQPKAFYLIFSIELWERFGYYGLQGIMAVYLVKQLGMSEADSITLFSSFSALVYGLVAIGGWLGDKVLGTKRVIMLGAVVLAIGYALVAWSGHDAGVVYMGMAAIAVGNGLFKANPSSLLSTCYAKDDPRLDGAFTMYYMSVNIGSFFSMLATPWLAAHYGWSTAFALSVVGMLITVVNFAFCQRWVKNYGSKPDFEPINIRNLLLTIVGVVALIAIATWLLHNQQIARMVLGVIALGIVFIFGKEAFAMQGAARRKMIVAFILMLEAIIFFVLYSQMPTSLNFFAIRNVEHSILGIAFEPEQYQALNPFWIIIGSPILAAIYNKMGDTLPMPTKFAIGMVLCSGAFLILPLGAKFATDAGIVSVNWLIICYGLQSIGELMISGLGLAMVAQLVPQRLMGFIMGSWFLTTAGANIIGGYVASMMAVPENVTDPLMSLEVYGRVFLQIGVATAVIAVLMLLTAPKLNRMTQDDEPGEKASKTATA